The nucleotide sequence GGGATCTGGCCGACCCCGGCAACGCAGGGACCATCGTTCGTAGCGCGGCGGCCTTTGGGTTCGGTGTCATAGTCGCCGGCCAGAGCGTCGACATATGGGCGCCTAAGACGATCCGGGCGGGCGGAGGTGGACACTTCGCGACGGCGGTAGAAGTGGCACCGAGTCTGACCGTTGATGATCTCAGAAGCCGTGGGTACGCCACCGTTGCGACTGTCGGGGTCGGGGGGGACGGACCCGAGTCGATCCCGAGCGGCCGAGTAGCCATCCTCATCGGGAACGAGGCGCATGGTCTCGCCGACGAAATCGTGAGTCAAGCCGACCATCGCTTCACCATCCCGATGCCTGGCGGCACCGAGTCCCTCAATGCAGCTGCGGCAGCCTCGATTGCCCTCTATGCAATTGAGAATCGCTCCTCGAAGGGTGGCCGCTAACCTGTTGCGTTCTATGGACGAACTCGAACAGGTAGCCAACGACGCGCCCGGTCTGGTCGGAGCGGTGGACTCGCTCGAAGGGTTGAAGGGTGTCGAAACCGAATTGATCGGCAAGAACTCCGTTATCGCGCGGATGCGACGCGGTTTGAGTGCCTTGGATCCCGACGATCGGCCGAGGGCCGGCGTCCGGATCAACGAGGTGTTTAGTGGGGTCCAGGTGGTTATCGCCGATCGTCGGCGGGCCCTTGAGATTGCCGAAGAGAACACCCTGCTGGTTTCCGATCGGGTGGACGTCACCGTGCCGAACCACCGGGTGACGCTTGGCACCGAGCATTTGTTGACAACAGTCATGGACGAGGTTTCTGACATCTTTGTCTCGCTCGGTTATCGAGTTGCCACCGGGCCGGAGGTCGAGACGGCCTGGTACAACTTTGATGCGCTGAACACCCCGTCCACGCACCCGGCTCGGGCCGAATCGGACACCCTGTACGTGGATTTTGGAGACCCGACCGACGAGATGCTTCTGCGAACTCACACCTCACCCGTCCAGGCGCGGTATATGCAAGATCACGAACCGCCCGTTCATGTGGTCGTACCGGGTCGGGTCTTTCGAGCGGACAGCCTCGACGCGACGCATTCTCCGGTTTTTCATCAGGTCGAGGGCCTGGTCGTCGACACCGATATCACGTTCGCCGACCTGAAGGGGACGCTCGAGTATTTCGCCAAGGCTTTCTTCGGTGACGGGCGGGTCATCAAGCTCATCCCGCATTTCTTTCCGTTTACCGAACCATCTGCCGAGATGCACGTGTCGTGTTTTG is from Acidimicrobiia bacterium and encodes:
- a CDS encoding RNA methyltransferase, which gives rise to MADLVRFGVLIDTIFAHPHDDEAADLAEQADAELVLVEESILRRIADTENPRGPVAIIAIPPSIQATGSVVVLWDLADPGNAGTIVRSAAAFGFGVIVAGQSVDIWAPKTIRAGGGGHFATAVEVAPSLTVDDLRSRGYATVATVGVGGDGPESIPSGRVAILIGNEAHGLADEIVSQADHRFTIPMPGGTESLNAAAAASIALYAIENRSSKGGR
- the pheS gene encoding phenylalanine--tRNA ligase subunit alpha; this encodes MDELEQVANDAPGLVGAVDSLEGLKGVETELIGKNSVIARMRRGLSALDPDDRPRAGVRINEVFSGVQVVIADRRRALEIAEENTLLVSDRVDVTVPNHRVTLGTEHLLTTVMDEVSDIFVSLGYRVATGPEVETAWYNFDALNTPSTHPARAESDTLYVDFGDPTDEMLLRTHTSPVQARYMQDHEPPVHVVVPGRVFRADSLDATHSPVFHQVEGLVVDTDITFADLKGTLEYFAKAFFGDGRVIKLIPHFFPFTEPSAEMHVSCFACDGSGCRVCSNSGWIELMGCGMVDPNVFEAVGYDPSAVSGFAFGMGVERLAMVRHGITHIKHFFENDLRVLGQFV